In Brevibacillus brevis NBRC 100599, a single genomic region encodes these proteins:
- a CDS encoding AraC family transcriptional regulator produces the protein MRKTDTYSDPNVITVNDVQVLSISKEWKIVEARDRSEQIIMLVIEGRASFRLDKTGGMLNQGDCMVISPEDRQEGLALLPITESIYVCYVALFAAHARKERDGWLINEVMLPIQGKYHIETISLIHHHIEQLHLAWRKDHLDQATMQILFWKLWQAIMAGITLQEKKTDRQQLLQGIAEHMEQHCEEIFQIEEMARYSGMTPTLFYQQFKEYTSLTPLQFINRKRMEKACQLLVAQDVMIPEVANEVGYRDVYYFSRMFKKIVGVPPYRFKKSLQKKIAVLHPAIIGDLLALGFSVQHLIPVWEKHRQKRPYSQMEAATLEFDLYRLRQMEPDLIVGTDQVAPWLEQLEAIAPTQLIPFKTTTWRDHLQQIATMLGIAEVATSWLYYYDLKAVAARERIRKKIGNETVMAVRAWDGGARIFGARRRKISDILYGDLQVRPPVGTDHFAFLDIASLDELQDFQADHILLFDERKIRTDVRKHRLKGNVHRAGVYPWLHYSALGHEQAISEALTHLAESQECTKKESGSSIFLRPQFCDND, from the coding sequence ATGAGAAAAACAGACACATATAGTGATCCGAATGTCATCACTGTAAATGATGTGCAAGTTTTGTCCATTTCAAAAGAATGGAAGATTGTAGAAGCGAGAGATAGAAGCGAACAAATAATCATGTTGGTAATAGAGGGCAGGGCGTCATTTCGGTTGGATAAGACAGGAGGGATGCTTAACCAAGGAGATTGCATGGTTATATCTCCAGAGGATAGGCAGGAAGGGCTCGCCCTTTTGCCCATTACGGAGAGCATCTATGTTTGTTACGTGGCGCTTTTTGCTGCTCATGCCAGAAAAGAAAGGGATGGGTGGCTCATAAACGAAGTGATGCTACCGATCCAGGGGAAGTACCATATCGAAACAATCTCCTTAATTCACCATCACATCGAACAATTGCATCTGGCATGGCGAAAAGATCACCTCGATCAGGCAACCATGCAAATTCTTTTTTGGAAGCTATGGCAAGCGATTATGGCTGGAATTACGCTGCAAGAGAAAAAAACAGATCGTCAGCAACTTCTTCAAGGGATCGCTGAGCATATGGAGCAGCATTGTGAGGAGATTTTTCAGATCGAGGAGATGGCTCGCTACTCAGGAATGACGCCGACCCTTTTCTATCAGCAGTTTAAGGAGTACACCTCGCTCACTCCCTTGCAATTCATCAATCGGAAACGAATGGAGAAGGCTTGTCAGCTTCTGGTGGCCCAGGACGTGATGATTCCTGAGGTAGCTAATGAAGTGGGCTATCGGGATGTGTACTATTTCAGTCGGATGTTTAAAAAGATCGTTGGTGTTCCCCCTTATCGCTTCAAGAAATCGTTACAAAAGAAAATCGCCGTACTCCATCCAGCAATCATCGGTGATCTGCTCGCACTGGGGTTTTCGGTCCAACATCTGATTCCTGTTTGGGAAAAGCATCGGCAAAAGAGGCCGTACTCCCAGATGGAAGCAGCCACACTGGAATTTGACTTGTACCGTCTACGCCAGATGGAGCCGGATTTGATTGTCGGTACAGATCAGGTTGCACCTTGGCTTGAACAATTGGAAGCCATTGCACCGACACAGCTCATTCCTTTCAAAACAACGACCTGGCGAGATCATTTGCAGCAGATAGCTACCATGCTGGGAATTGCAGAAGTGGCGACGAGTTGGCTCTATTATTATGATTTGAAAGCAGTTGCAGCCCGCGAGCGTATCCGCAAAAAAATTGGGAATGAAACCGTTATGGCAGTGAGGGCTTGGGATGGGGGAGCCCGTATATTTGGTGCGAGAAGGCGGAAAATTTCCGATATTTTGTACGGAGATCTTCAGGTAAGACCTCCGGTGGGAACAGATCATTTTGCCTTTCTGGATATCGCGAGCCTGGATGAGCTACAAGATTTTCAGGCTGATCATATTCTGCTTTTCGACGAAAGGAAAATTCGAACGGATGTACGCAAGCATCGATTAAAGGGAAATGTACATCGAGCTGGGGTATATCCTTGGCTGCATTATTCCGCACTCGGCCATGAGCAGGCCATATCAGAGGCGCTCACGCATCTTGCAGAGTCACAGGAATGTACAAAAAAGGAATCAGGTTCTTCAATTTTCTTGCGTCCACAATTTTGTGATAATGATTGA
- a CDS encoding HesB/IscA family protein has product MIHISEAAVTRLQHMLEQESSTLFIRFGVKDGGCSGMTYGLGFDDTYQEGDTTIDMDSVKLVVNPESYPYVDGVEIDYKETGMMGGFTIQNPHAIATCGCGSSFRTALQRGKREKCE; this is encoded by the coding sequence ATGATTCACATAAGCGAAGCTGCCGTCACTCGCCTTCAACATATGCTCGAACAAGAAAGCTCTACTCTCTTCATTCGTTTTGGCGTAAAGGACGGAGGCTGTTCCGGGATGACCTACGGACTCGGTTTTGATGATACGTATCAAGAAGGCGACACTACAATCGATATGGATAGTGTGAAGCTGGTCGTCAATCCGGAAAGCTATCCGTATGTCGATGGCGTCGAAATCGATTACAAAGAAACAGGAATGATGGGTGGATTTACGATCCAAAACCCCCATGCAATTGCAACCTGCGGCTGTGGAAGCAGCTTCCGTACAGCCCTACAGCGTGGGAAAAGAGAAAAGTGTGAGTAA
- a CDS encoding FecCD family ABC transporter permease translates to MDIDHFSHKRKSRSVRLILLFAVLLLVGFVLSLNTGPYSIGPFEVLQTLLGEGSKKQSLVLFELRLPRMVIAVMIGAGLAVSGAILQGISRNGLSDPGILGISSGAGLAVLLFVSLYPATNMAPPFLMPFLALIGATATAGIIYMLAYKKGHGISPTRLLLTGIAVGAGLSAISIILTLQLNPRNLEFVVTWQMGSLWGSNWKFVLALLPWMVILLPYVYRKANVLNLLSMNEHIAASLGVSLQRERLALMTGAVGLAASSVATGGGIGFIGLLGPHIARRLVGPQHQYMLPITALVGSLLVLAGDTIGRSIMPATEVPAGIVISLIGGPYFLYLLIRTKG, encoded by the coding sequence GTGGACATCGATCACTTTTCTCACAAAAGAAAAAGCCGTAGTGTCCGACTGATCCTTCTTTTCGCAGTACTTTTGCTTGTCGGTTTTGTCCTGAGCTTGAACACGGGACCGTACAGTATTGGGCCCTTCGAGGTGTTGCAGACATTGCTCGGGGAGGGCTCGAAAAAGCAGAGTCTCGTGTTGTTTGAGCTGCGGCTTCCTCGTATGGTGATTGCGGTCATGATTGGGGCTGGGCTTGCTGTATCGGGGGCGATTTTGCAAGGAATCTCTCGCAATGGTCTGTCTGACCCTGGCATTCTTGGAATCAGTTCAGGTGCTGGACTGGCCGTATTGTTGTTCGTCTCTCTTTATCCTGCGACGAACATGGCTCCGCCTTTTTTGATGCCATTTCTCGCACTCATCGGTGCCACTGCCACAGCAGGCATCATCTATATGCTTGCATACAAGAAGGGGCACGGCATATCGCCTACCCGTCTCTTGCTTACAGGAATTGCAGTAGGGGCGGGACTTAGCGCCATCAGCATTATTTTGACACTTCAGTTGAATCCACGAAACCTCGAGTTTGTCGTCACTTGGCAAATGGGATCGTTGTGGGGTTCCAATTGGAAGTTCGTGCTGGCACTTTTGCCGTGGATGGTGATTCTGCTACCGTACGTGTATCGGAAGGCAAATGTACTGAACCTGCTCAGTATGAACGAACATATTGCAGCAAGTCTGGGAGTATCTCTTCAACGGGAGCGACTGGCTTTGATGACCGGGGCGGTTGGTTTGGCTGCGTCGAGTGTAGCGACAGGTGGAGGCATAGGCTTTATCGGTTTGCTCGGTCCGCATATCGCGCGCAGATTGGTCGGACCCCAGCATCAATACATGCTGCCCATTACGGCGCTCGTCGGTTCATTGCTCGTATTGGCCGGGGATACGATAGGGCGAAGCATCATGCCAGCTACAGAAGTACCAGCGGGTATTGTTATTTCCCTCATTGGGGGGCCTTATTTTCTGTATTTATTGATCCG
- the fmdA gene encoding formamidase encodes MPEVLFRVDLNKPMEEQDTPGHNRWHPDIPATVSVNPGAVFRMECKDWTDGQIANNDDPSDIRDVNLNRVHVLSGPVWVNGAEPGDLLVVDILDIGALPQSEWGFNGIFAKENGGSFLVDHYSQAAKSIWDFHGIYTTSRHLPGVKFAGILHPGLIGTAPSHQLLDRWNRRESDLVATNPERMPPLANLPTPHSAVLGSLKGAEFDRIATEAARTVPPREHGGNCDIKNLSKGTRIYFPVYVNGAKLSMGDLHFSQGDGEVTFCGGIEMAGWLDLHVDIIKGGMAKYNIVNNPVFKPGPVEPRYTEYLVFEGISVHETTGQQLYMDAHVAYRNACLNAIEYLKTAMGFTGEQAYMLLGTAPVEGRIAGIVDIPNACCTLSIPTSIFDRDILPK; translated from the coding sequence ATGCCAGAAGTTTTATTTCGAGTTGACTTGAACAAACCGATGGAGGAGCAGGATACACCTGGTCACAACAGATGGCACCCAGACATTCCAGCAACCGTTTCCGTGAATCCGGGAGCTGTTTTTCGCATGGAATGTAAGGACTGGACGGACGGGCAGATCGCGAACAACGATGACCCTTCCGATATTCGCGATGTGAACCTCAATCGCGTCCATGTACTTAGTGGACCTGTCTGGGTGAATGGAGCAGAGCCAGGCGACCTCTTGGTTGTCGATATTCTCGATATCGGGGCACTTCCCCAATCGGAATGGGGCTTTAACGGGATTTTCGCCAAAGAAAACGGCGGGAGCTTCCTCGTTGATCATTATTCACAAGCGGCCAAGTCGATCTGGGACTTCCACGGCATTTACACGACCTCCCGCCATTTGCCAGGAGTCAAATTTGCTGGCATTCTTCATCCAGGCTTGATTGGTACCGCACCTTCCCACCAGCTATTGGATCGCTGGAACCGAAGAGAGAGCGACCTCGTAGCGACAAATCCTGAACGAATGCCGCCACTCGCGAATTTGCCGACCCCGCACAGTGCCGTGTTGGGTAGTTTAAAAGGAGCGGAGTTTGATCGGATTGCCACAGAAGCGGCTCGGACTGTCCCTCCTCGCGAGCATGGCGGAAACTGCGATATCAAAAACTTGTCCAAAGGCACTCGTATTTACTTTCCGGTTTATGTAAATGGGGCGAAGCTGTCCATGGGCGATTTGCATTTTTCACAAGGAGACGGAGAAGTGACCTTCTGTGGCGGAATTGAAATGGCTGGGTGGCTGGATCTTCATGTGGACATCATCAAGGGCGGGATGGCGAAGTATAACATCGTGAACAACCCTGTATTCAAGCCGGGTCCAGTAGAACCTCGCTATACAGAATACCTCGTTTTCGAAGGGATTTCCGTCCACGAGACGACAGGGCAGCAGCTGTACATGGATGCGCATGTCGCTTACCGCAATGCTTGCCTGAATGCCATCGAGTATTTGAAAACGGCGATGGGCTTCACGGGGGAGCAGGCGTACATGCTACTGGGAACAGCGCCGGTGGAGGGAAGAATTGCGGGAATCGTCGATATTCCGAATGCGTGCTGCACCTTGTCTATCCCGACAAGCATTTTTGATCGAGATATTTTGCCGAAGTAG
- a CDS encoding nitroreductase family protein, with translation MEPSLYPIAQAIRDRRTIKKFKPDPIPLELIRELLDVAVWAPNHGLREPWRFVLYMEEGKQVVVDAILQNAMKKRDPELLLRIPAYLLVIVHEDSRQREREEDYAAACTLIQNFQLAAWERGLGVVWKTEPFTYQAGFLQAVGVRAEEKLVGMLQLGFPEVIPEARARTAANDKLTVIHSNVALEDKKGNVTVTADH, from the coding sequence ATGGAACCATCATTGTATCCGATTGCACAAGCGATCCGTGACCGCAGAACCATAAAGAAATTCAAGCCAGACCCGATTCCACTGGAATTGATTCGTGAGTTACTGGATGTAGCTGTCTGGGCACCTAACCACGGACTGCGCGAGCCTTGGCGATTCGTTCTGTATATGGAGGAAGGCAAGCAGGTTGTCGTCGATGCCATTCTTCAAAACGCCATGAAAAAAAGAGATCCGGAATTGCTTTTACGCATCCCGGCATACCTTTTGGTAATCGTTCATGAAGACTCTCGGCAAAGAGAACGGGAAGAGGATTATGCGGCAGCCTGCACGTTGATTCAAAACTTTCAGCTAGCGGCGTGGGAGCGGGGATTGGGCGTCGTTTGGAAAACGGAACCGTTTACGTATCAAGCAGGATTTTTGCAAGCGGTAGGGGTACGTGCGGAGGAAAAGCTCGTAGGAATGCTTCAGCTTGGCTTTCCGGAGGTCATCCCGGAAGCACGAGCGAGAACGGCTGCAAACGACAAGCTGACCGTGATTCATTCGAACGTTGCTCTGGAGGATAAGAAGGGAAATGTCACTGTCACAGCCGATCACTAA
- a CDS encoding FmdB family zinc ribbon protein has translation MPRYDYMCEECGPFVQWLKMSELTDSIACPNCRLPSKRLYAAPGLIMTPQALRQRIERGVEPKVVRKDSHSHEGAGCSHSHGSQTHRGHSHSRGGERPWMVGH, from the coding sequence ATGCCGAGATATGATTACATGTGCGAGGAATGTGGTCCATTTGTACAATGGCTGAAGATGAGCGAGCTTACAGATAGCATTGCGTGCCCCAACTGCCGGCTACCATCAAAACGTTTGTATGCCGCACCAGGATTGATCATGACACCGCAAGCGCTGCGACAACGTATTGAGCGTGGTGTGGAACCAAAAGTGGTACGGAAGGATTCGCATTCCCATGAAGGAGCAGGGTGCAGCCATAGCCACGGTAGCCAGACACATCGGGGACATTCTCACAGTCGTGGGGGCGAACGCCCTTGGATGGTAGGGCATTAA
- a CDS encoding sigma-54 interaction domain-containing protein — MLQTDHTIPALRHASHSVPNWKSLLFAWAENSQECLIALSDERSVLFANKRAKERFSLVEGLVLEADWEQERLPNWYVEELDLGEKTWYRFFLIRPGTSTLSKTTSSYSFSEIHTNSPLYQAQLHTARIAAQSLSNTLLLGETGCGKEVLARAIHSSSSRKDGPFLAVNIAALPRELIASELFGYAEGAFTGAKKGGQPGKFEAANGGTLFLDEIGEMSLELQVLLLRVLEERKVTRLGSHEEKPLDIRVIAATNRSIEEDVQNGLFRADLYYRLNILQIRIPPLRERKEDIAALANEFLQQLHTQYAGGPTGICESALAILQQHSWPGNIRELRNIVERAFLHAYGDAWVTSHHFPSEWQQQYGLQEAPSEPLPLLRELERQTIQQAITEAPSISAAAKKLGIARSTLYRKMEELGIG, encoded by the coding sequence TTGCTACAAACTGATCATACGATTCCAGCCCTCAGACATGCCTCTCATTCTGTTCCCAATTGGAAGAGTCTTCTTTTCGCATGGGCGGAAAATAGCCAAGAATGCCTCATCGCCCTCAGTGACGAGCGCAGCGTACTTTTTGCTAACAAGCGGGCAAAGGAACGCTTTTCGTTAGTGGAAGGCCTTGTGCTCGAGGCGGATTGGGAACAAGAACGCTTACCCAATTGGTATGTAGAGGAACTCGATCTGGGGGAAAAGACGTGGTATCGCTTCTTTTTGATTCGCCCAGGTACGTCAACCTTGTCAAAGACTACTAGCAGCTATTCGTTTTCAGAGATACATACGAATAGCCCCCTCTATCAAGCTCAACTGCATACTGCACGTATTGCTGCACAGTCGCTATCGAATACGTTATTGCTCGGAGAAACAGGCTGTGGCAAAGAAGTCCTGGCACGTGCCATCCATTCCTCCAGTTCGCGAAAAGACGGCCCTTTTCTTGCAGTCAATATCGCAGCACTTCCACGCGAACTGATCGCCAGTGAGCTATTTGGATACGCAGAAGGAGCTTTTACGGGAGCAAAAAAAGGAGGACAACCAGGAAAATTTGAAGCGGCAAATGGAGGAACGCTATTTCTCGATGAAATCGGGGAAATGAGCTTGGAGCTTCAAGTGCTTTTGTTGCGGGTACTCGAAGAACGCAAAGTGACGAGGTTGGGTTCCCACGAAGAAAAGCCCTTGGACATTCGTGTGATCGCTGCCACCAATCGTTCCATTGAAGAAGATGTACAGAATGGGCTGTTTCGTGCAGACCTTTACTACCGGCTAAATATCCTGCAAATACGCATCCCTCCCCTGCGTGAACGCAAAGAAGACATTGCAGCCTTGGCTAACGAGTTCCTCCAGCAGCTTCATACCCAATACGCTGGCGGTCCGACAGGTATCTGTGAATCTGCCCTAGCGATCTTGCAGCAGCATTCATGGCCCGGAAATATTCGTGAGCTGCGCAATATCGTGGAGCGAGCATTTTTACATGCGTACGGTGATGCGTGGGTCACCTCTCACCATTTCCCGAGCGAATGGCAGCAGCAATATGGTCTGCAAGAAGCACCCAGCGAACCTTTGCCATTATTGCGCGAATTAGAGCGACAGACGATCCAGCAAGCGATCACAGAAGCTCCATCTATCAGCGCCGCTGCCAAAAAGCTAGGTATTGCGCGAAGTACCCTGTATCGAAAAATGGAAGAGTTAGGAATCGGATAA
- a CDS encoding SDR family NAD(P)-dependent oxidoreductase, translating to MLSNQKVIVTGAASGIGKAVVMHCLQEGAAVIACDLNQEALLALEEEMDRAERLHTYCVDVSKYEEVAAFFAHIEAEHADCTSLVNNAGIYLAKNILDYDLDTIEKVLAINVKGSIYFSQMFGKLLFPAQKRGTIVNLSSVSGIEGSSDAVYGTSKAAILGLTKSCAMNFAPYIRVNAVAPTMVATPMMDTIPEWRRAEYLAHGLIDSPVMPADVADTVVFLLSEKSKHYTGATFDINNGGYLR from the coding sequence ATGCTGAGCAATCAAAAAGTAATCGTAACAGGAGCAGCTTCTGGGATCGGGAAAGCCGTAGTGATGCACTGCTTGCAAGAAGGGGCCGCTGTCATCGCGTGTGACCTCAATCAGGAAGCTTTGCTGGCACTGGAAGAAGAGATGGATCGAGCAGAAAGACTACATACGTATTGTGTGGATGTTAGCAAATATGAGGAGGTCGCGGCTTTTTTTGCGCATATCGAGGCAGAGCATGCGGATTGTACCAGTCTCGTCAATAACGCAGGCATTTACCTGGCGAAAAACATTCTGGACTACGACCTCGACACAATTGAAAAAGTACTCGCGATTAACGTAAAAGGTAGCATTTATTTCTCACAGATGTTCGGAAAGCTCCTTTTTCCTGCCCAAAAACGAGGAACGATCGTCAACCTGTCCTCTGTATCCGGAATCGAGGGCAGCTCGGATGCAGTCTATGGAACCTCGAAGGCGGCCATTCTCGGCTTGACGAAAAGCTGCGCAATGAACTTCGCTCCCTACATCCGGGTCAATGCGGTAGCACCCACTATGGTTGCTACACCGATGATGGACACCATTCCAGAATGGCGTCGGGCAGAATATCTCGCTCACGGCCTCATCGACAGCCCTGTAATGCCAGCGGACGTGGCAGATACCGTCGTTTTCCTGTTATCGGAGAAGTCCAAACACTACACCGGAGCGACTTTTGACATCAACAACGGCGGATATCTGCGGTAA
- the murB gene encoding UDP-N-acetylmuramate dehydrogenase has protein sequence MKPVFSLLRERQVEVTYQEPLAAHTTWKVGGPADLLITPSSKSQLIMVLQILNEHHVPWMVMGKGSNLLVTDKGYRGAVIKLNKALDYARIVGNQIYAGAGYSLIKLAALANKHRLSGLEFAGGIPGSVGGAVYMNAGANGSDISDIFHSAEVITQTGAIRSLRDVDLDFSYRHSSLQDANAIITEAVFELTMRDNESIKLQWNRYKEKRLQTQPLPFDCAGSVFRNPPGHFAAKLIEDAGLKGMRYGGAEVSSKHANFIMNTGNATALDVWTLMRQIQEKVHSQSGIYLVPEVVIVGEQ, from the coding sequence ATGAAACCTGTATTCTCCCTTCTCCGTGAACGACAGGTCGAAGTGACTTATCAAGAGCCTTTGGCGGCACATACTACCTGGAAAGTTGGCGGACCTGCGGATTTACTGATTACACCGAGCAGCAAATCCCAACTGATCATGGTCCTACAAATCCTGAATGAACATCATGTTCCATGGATGGTGATGGGAAAGGGCTCCAACCTTTTAGTCACAGACAAGGGTTATCGTGGCGCGGTCATCAAATTAAACAAGGCTTTGGACTATGCCCGAATCGTGGGAAATCAGATTTACGCAGGGGCTGGCTACTCCTTGATCAAGCTTGCAGCATTGGCAAACAAGCACAGGCTCAGTGGCTTGGAGTTCGCAGGTGGAATACCCGGGTCTGTAGGCGGAGCCGTGTATATGAATGCAGGCGCGAACGGATCGGATATATCGGACATTTTCCATTCAGCTGAAGTAATCACGCAAACGGGAGCCATTCGCTCCTTGCGTGACGTAGATTTGGATTTTTCTTATCGCCACTCTTCCTTGCAAGATGCTAATGCGATTATCACGGAAGCCGTTTTTGAGCTGACTATGCGCGACAACGAAAGCATCAAGCTCCAATGGAACCGCTATAAAGAAAAACGTTTACAAACACAGCCTCTGCCGTTCGACTGTGCGGGTAGTGTATTCAGAAATCCTCCGGGCCATTTTGCGGCAAAGCTCATTGAAGATGCTGGTCTTAAGGGCATGCGGTACGGAGGCGCGGAAGTATCGAGCAAACATGCCAATTTTATTATGAATACTGGCAATGCGACTGCACTTGATGTATGGACACTCATGAGGCAGATCCAGGAAAAGGTTCACAGCCAATCAGGCATTTACCTTGTACCTGAGGTTGTAATCGTAGGAGAACAGTAA
- a CDS encoding FecCD family ABC transporter permease: MSLSQPITKNTSLRTRPWMATVLIVAGICGILFGLGSSIITGVANISFSTVWNSIFHYDSSNEHHVIIQSLRMPRALAGALVGAAFAVAGAIMQGVTRNPIADTGLMGINAGAGFVLVLVFAFAPRLPFESIVLFSFIGAGLGVGLVYGLAYFSKNGLTPLRLALAGAVVSSILSGISQAISLLFQINYDLAFWSAGGISTAEWFQVSVMMPWIVGGIIVAMILSRSITILSLGEEIAAGLGQKTRLVKGLAAVVVMVLAGASVSTVGGVGFVGLVVPHIVRFLVGVDYRWIIPCSAVMGGVLVVFADIGAKMIAMPYETPLGAIIAVIGVPFFLYLARKERREW; encoded by the coding sequence ATGTCACTGTCACAGCCGATCACTAAAAATACTTCGCTTCGAACCAGGCCGTGGATGGCGACCGTGTTGATTGTTGCGGGGATCTGCGGCATCTTGTTCGGGCTAGGTTCATCCATTATCACAGGAGTAGCGAATATCTCGTTTTCCACCGTTTGGAACTCGATTTTTCATTATGATTCTAGCAACGAGCATCACGTCATTATTCAATCACTGCGAATGCCGCGTGCCTTGGCAGGAGCGCTGGTAGGAGCTGCTTTTGCCGTAGCAGGAGCCATCATGCAAGGGGTTACGAGAAATCCGATTGCGGATACGGGCTTGATGGGCATTAATGCAGGGGCAGGATTCGTGCTCGTACTCGTTTTTGCTTTTGCGCCAAGACTCCCTTTTGAGTCTATTGTTCTCTTTTCTTTTATCGGAGCGGGTTTGGGGGTAGGGCTTGTTTATGGACTGGCCTATTTTTCCAAAAACGGTTTGACACCTTTACGGCTCGCGTTGGCGGGGGCAGTCGTTAGCTCTATCCTATCAGGGATTAGTCAGGCGATATCCCTCCTCTTTCAGATCAACTACGATCTGGCATTCTGGTCAGCAGGGGGGATCTCTACAGCGGAGTGGTTTCAAGTATCCGTCATGATGCCCTGGATTGTGGGAGGAATCATTGTGGCCATGATCCTGTCTCGCTCCATTACCATTTTGAGTCTGGGAGAAGAGATTGCAGCGGGACTCGGACAAAAGACCAGACTGGTGAAGGGTTTGGCGGCGGTTGTCGTCATGGTACTGGCAGGTGCTTCGGTCTCAACGGTTGGCGGTGTCGGGTTTGTCGGTCTTGTCGTCCCGCACATCGTCCGTTTTCTGGTTGGGGTTGATTACCGCTGGATCATTCCTTGTTCGGCAGTCATGGGAGGCGTTTTGGTTGTTTTTGCAGACATCGGAGCCAAAATGATAGCGATGCCCTACGAAACACCGCTTGGCGCCATTATCGCTGTCATCGGGGTCCCCTTCTTCCTGTACCTGGCACGTAAGGAAAGGAGGGAGTGGTAG
- a CDS encoding phosphotransferase, producing the protein MTNANPWDADWEVSEPLVRTLILRQFPQLSSMPIKLIGCGWDNMVFRVGDDFVFRFPRRNVAVELIKKEGMLLPMLAAFLTLPYPKPVFYGEPTTDYPFPFLGYTYLPGTFPKGLTDEQHASSAVALATFLKSLHAFPTQRARENGIEQDHRNLLDIAQRKEKMQTFLSTLAVHISGEDRDAIANYLRQVVIDRISPREVLLHGDLHVKNMLVDEAGQISGIIDWGDLNVGHPGADLNVVYSFLPPHARQSFFQVYGEVDEETKILARMMAVYIPMLLWLQAIDHKDEIVAEEARMTIHRALADE; encoded by the coding sequence ATGACCAACGCGAATCCATGGGATGCTGACTGGGAAGTATCTGAACCATTGGTACGCACACTCATCCTCCGTCAGTTTCCGCAGCTCTCCTCTATGCCCATCAAGCTGATCGGCTGTGGTTGGGATAATATGGTCTTTCGAGTGGGGGACGATTTTGTTTTCCGTTTTCCCAGGCGGAATGTCGCTGTGGAATTGATCAAAAAGGAAGGGATGCTGCTGCCAATGCTTGCGGCATTCCTGACGTTACCGTATCCGAAGCCAGTTTTTTATGGAGAACCAACCACCGACTACCCATTCCCTTTTTTGGGGTACACGTATCTTCCAGGAACGTTTCCAAAGGGCTTGACCGACGAGCAGCATGCTTCATCGGCAGTGGCCCTTGCGACGTTTTTAAAAAGCTTACACGCGTTTCCGACCCAGCGTGCCCGCGAGAACGGGATCGAGCAAGATCATAGGAACCTCCTGGACATTGCACAGAGAAAAGAAAAAATGCAGACGTTCTTGTCTACCTTGGCTGTACATATTTCTGGAGAAGATCGGGATGCGATCGCGAATTATTTACGACAAGTCGTGATAGACCGAATAAGTCCGCGTGAAGTGCTGCTGCACGGAGACCTCCATGTGAAAAATATGCTGGTAGATGAAGCCGGGCAGATATCAGGCATCATTGACTGGGGAGATCTCAATGTGGGGCATCCAGGAGCGGATTTAAATGTGGTCTACAGTTTTTTACCGCCACATGCCCGCCAATCGTTTTTCCAGGTGTATGGAGAAGTGGATGAAGAGACAAAAATATTGGCCAGGATGATGGCTGTGTACATTCCGATGCTGCTTTGGTTGCAAGCCATTGATCACAAGGATGAGATAGTAGCAGAGGAAGCAAGAATGACGATACATCGAGCACTCGCTGACGAATAG
- a CDS encoding helix-turn-helix transcriptional regulator, with translation MERYRHLSTREYILLLLKREGELSTKDLQNRLELTKVAVSRQMIYLEKDGFVVCRVGRQKAGRPMHYYSLTQQGNEQFPNDYGQLAVDLMEHIVLADGEDRVDQFFARQQEKIIQKYEGQMEGKTLSEKVAEMARIQDDNGFMARWEQVSDEEYVITQYNCPYFKVADRYQMICARELACYRELLQTSVERTECVAIGGKRCVYQIRATQS, from the coding sequence ATGGAGAGATATAGACACCTATCCACACGTGAATACATTCTTTTGCTGCTGAAAAGGGAAGGGGAGCTCAGCACAAAGGATTTGCAAAACAGGCTGGAGCTCACAAAGGTAGCTGTCAGCAGGCAAATGATCTACTTGGAAAAAGACGGTTTTGTTGTTTGCAGAGTAGGTCGTCAAAAAGCAGGCAGACCCATGCACTACTACTCGTTGACACAGCAAGGTAACGAACAATTTCCGAATGATTACGGGCAATTGGCCGTGGATTTGATGGAGCATATCGTGCTGGCCGACGGGGAAGACCGTGTGGATCAATTTTTTGCAAGACAGCAAGAGAAGATTATCCAGAAATACGAGGGACAAATGGAAGGGAAAACGCTATCTGAAAAGGTGGCAGAGATGGCGCGCATCCAAGATGACAACGGATTTATGGCGAGATGGGAACAGGTCAGTGATGAGGAATATGTGATTACACAGTACAATTGTCCCTATTTTAAAGTAGCAGATCGGTATCAGATGATTTGTGCAAGAGAGCTTGCTTGTTACCGAGAGTTACTCCAAACGAGCGTAGAACGGACGGAATGCGTGGCAATCGGCGGAAAGAGATGTGTCTATCAGATTCGTGCTACACAATCGTAG